The Blautia hydrogenotrophica DSM 10507 genome window below encodes:
- a CDS encoding Na+/H+ antiporter NhaC family protein, translated as MEGKVKANGRALLPIIVFLVIFLGSGFVSGDFNSMPAIVGFLIALLVAFIQDRKHDFHEKIHIVAQGVGDDNIITMCLIFLVAGGFSGAVTAAGGVESTVNLGLSILPSSVAVAGLFVIGCFISISMGTSMGTIAALAPIAVGISEKTGFGMPICIGAVVCGAMFGDNLSMISDTTIAAVKTQGCEMKDKFKENFFIVLPAAVITIILFVILTRNGSFQLSGDLSYNIWRVLPYLVVLVGALIGFNVFLVLLAGIILSLVVGIATGSILPADMFRVIAQGADGSGGIMGMYDITVISMVVACIVSLVKEMGGIQFILEFIKKRIKGKKGGELGIAFLSLLVDMCTANNTVAIVMAGPIAKEISDEFEISPKRSASLLDMFTSVGQGLIPYGAQLLSAASLTQLTPYQIIPYCFYPILMAVSGLVFILFVKNRKPTKSGLSA; from the coding sequence ATGGAAGGAAAAGTAAAAGCAAACGGCAGGGCACTACTGCCGATTATCGTATTTTTGGTGATTTTTTTGGGCTCTGGATTTGTCAGCGGTGATTTTAACAGTATGCCGGCAATTGTTGGGTTTCTAATCGCTCTGCTTGTGGCTTTTATCCAGGACAGAAAGCATGATTTTCATGAAAAAATACATATTGTGGCCCAGGGTGTGGGCGATGACAATATCATCACGATGTGCCTGATTTTTTTAGTGGCGGGAGGTTTCTCCGGGGCAGTCACAGCGGCCGGGGGCGTTGAGAGCACCGTAAACCTGGGACTGTCGATTCTGCCGTCTTCGGTAGCAGTGGCAGGTTTATTCGTGATTGGATGTTTTATCTCAATATCCATGGGAACGTCCATGGGAACGATTGCAGCTCTGGCTCCAATTGCAGTGGGAATCAGTGAGAAGACTGGCTTTGGAATGCCAATCTGCATTGGTGCGGTGGTCTGCGGCGCTATGTTTGGAGATAACCTGTCCATGATCTCAGACACCACGATCGCGGCGGTAAAGACACAGGGTTGCGAGATGAAGGACAAATTTAAGGAGAACTTCTTCATTGTGCTTCCGGCGGCGGTTATCACGATCATCTTGTTTGTGATTTTGACAAGAAATGGAAGTTTTCAGCTTAGCGGAGATCTCTCCTACAATATCTGGAGAGTTCTGCCATATTTGGTGGTGTTAGTAGGAGCTTTGATCGGTTTCAACGTGTTTTTGGTTCTTCTGGCCGGTATTATCCTGTCTTTGGTTGTGGGAATCGCCACGGGTAGTATTCTGCCAGCGGACATGTTCCGTGTGATCGCCCAGGGTGCAGATGGCAGCGGCGGCATTATGGGAATGTATGACATCACAGTAATTTCGATGGTAGTGGCCTGTATTGTGTCTCTGGTAAAGGAGATGGGCGGTATTCAGTTTATCCTGGAATTCATCAAGAAACGTATCAAAGGAAAGAAAGGCGGGGAACTGGGTATTGCGTTTTTGTCCCTACTCGTAGACATGTGTACGGCCAACAATACGGTGGCGATCGTCATGGCTGGTCCTATCGCGAAAGAGATTAGTGATGAGTTTGAAATCAGCCCGAAAAGATCAGCGTCACTTTTAGATATGTTTACTTCTGTGGGGCAGGGATTGATTCCATATGGGGCACAGCTTCTGTCAGCGGCCAGCCTCACACAACTGACGCCATATCAGATTATACCTTACTGTTTCTACCCGATTTTGATGGCGGTCAGCGGATTGGTTTTTATTCTGTTTGTCAAAAACAGAAAGCCCACGAAAAGCGGACTTTCTGCATAA
- a CDS encoding toxic anion resistance protein gives MTEEWKDLEQDVPTLTLDPGMLKEEKTKSQVLTEERQPEPMDESILSEEERKMVDAFAAQIDLTNTNQILQYGAGTQKKMADFSETALENVKTQDLGEVGELIAGVVNELKNFDAEEEKGFFGFFKKQSNRINSMKIRYEKAEVNVGKIVEALKGHQMRLLKDSAILDKMYAQNLVYFKELSMYILAGKKKLKETREGRLKELMAKAQMGGRPEDAQEAKDLDTMCNRFEKKLHDLELTRMISIQTAPQIRLVQNNDTVMVEKIQTTIVNTIPLWKSQMVLALGIAHSTEAARAQREVTDMTNELLRKNAQTLQMATVETAKEAERGIVDMETLKNTNDSLIHTLDEVMRIQQEGREKRRQAEIEIRQMEDELKKKLLEIR, from the coding sequence ATGACAGAAGAATGGAAAGATTTGGAGCAGGATGTGCCTACTTTGACGCTGGACCCGGGGATGTTAAAAGAAGAAAAAACAAAATCCCAGGTGCTGACAGAAGAACGGCAGCCAGAACCTATGGATGAGAGTATTCTCTCTGAGGAAGAACGAAAAATGGTGGATGCGTTTGCAGCCCAGATCGATTTGACAAATACAAATCAGATTCTCCAGTACGGGGCAGGGACACAAAAAAAGATGGCTGATTTTTCTGAGACTGCTCTGGAGAATGTAAAGACTCAGGATTTAGGAGAAGTGGGAGAGCTGATTGCTGGTGTGGTCAATGAGTTGAAGAATTTCGACGCAGAAGAGGAAAAAGGATTCTTTGGGTTTTTTAAGAAACAGTCGAACCGTATCAACAGTATGAAAATCCGCTATGAGAAGGCCGAGGTCAATGTGGGCAAAATTGTGGAGGCACTGAAAGGACATCAGATGCGTCTTTTGAAGGACTCTGCGATTTTGGATAAGATGTATGCCCAGAATTTGGTGTATTTCAAGGAACTCTCCATGTATATTCTGGCGGGAAAGAAGAAATTGAAAGAAACGAGAGAGGGACGATTAAAGGAACTGATGGCGAAGGCGCAGATGGGAGGACGTCCTGAGGATGCCCAGGAGGCAAAAGATCTCGATACGATGTGTAACCGGTTTGAAAAGAAGCTGCATGATTTAGAGCTGACGAGAATGATTTCCATTCAGACAGCTCCGCAGATTCGGTTGGTTCAGAACAACGATACGGTTATGGTGGAAAAAATTCAGACAACGATCGTCAATACCATTCCTCTCTGGAAAAGTCAGATGGTGCTAGCGCTTGGAATTGCGCATTCCACAGAGGCTGCCAGAGCACAAAGAGAGGTCACAGATATGACCAATGAGCTGCTGAGAAAGAATGCACAGACGCTTCAGATGGCCACTGTTGAGACGGCGAAAGAGGCTGAGCGAGGGATTGTGGATATGGAGACTCTGAAAAATACGAACGATTCTTTAATCCATACGCTGGACGAAGTGATGAGAATTCAGCAGGAAGGACGCGAGAAGCGCAGGCAGGCGGAGATTGAGATTCGTCAGATGGAGGATGAATTGAAGAAGAAATTGCTGGAGATTCGCTGA
- a CDS encoding YlmC/YmxH family sporulation protein, with protein MRLFELRQKEIINICTCKSLGCPVDIDFDICTGRMLALIVPGPARICGFFGRDSEYIIPWECIRQIGEDIILVEIKEDRCLNKDF; from the coding sequence ATGCGTTTGTTCGAACTGCGTCAAAAAGAAATCATCAATATCTGCACCTGCAAAAGCCTGGGCTGTCCCGTGGATATAGACTTTGATATCTGCACCGGGCGTATGCTGGCGCTGATCGTCCCCGGTCCAGCCCGAATCTGCGGTTTTTTCGGCAGAGACAGCGAATATATCATTCCCTGGGAATGCATCCGCCAAATCGGCGAAGATATCATTCTGGTAGAAATCAAGGAAGATCGCTGCCTGAATAAAGATTTTTAG
- a CDS encoding PolC-type DNA polymerase III — MEKDFFEVFPRLKVGEELKEWLEMVRVTKVACNPDKTCLRVYIRSERWIHKKHILALEKEILRQCFPGISIEVKVIEKFRLSEQYTPENFWGIYHSSMALELKNYNMLEYNLFQQAKIEFKGSHDLVLTLPDSLISHEKGEILVEYLEKVFCERCGMDLKVESVYVKVEESKYRKNSALQIQQEVSQMVRKVQENQGVQQAKQEEEEKKGRKDSFSDFGKNRRRERPADLVYGRDFDEESIPLENVTGEMGEVVIRGQVMEIDEREIRGEKTIFIFAVTDFTDSITVKLFMRNELVPEMRESIKKGAFLKLKGITAIDRFDRELTIASLTGIKKIPDFRSARQDNSPVKRIELHCHTKMSDMDGVTDAKELVKRAYEWGHKGIAITDHGVVQAFPEAFHETWNIPKDADFKVLYGMEAYLVDDMKGMVVNGKGQSLQGSFVVFDLETTGFSPMSCQIIEIGAVRVEDGKIVERFSTFVNPKVPIPFRIEQLTSINDSMVMDAPVIEEVLPKFLEFCSGAVMVAHNADFDMSFVEFNCDRLGIPHDFTYIDTVGMARFLLPSLNRFKLDTVAKALEIPLGHHHRAVDDAACTADIFVKFVKMLADREIENVDVLNCQGSVSENTVKKLPTYHAIILASSEAGRINLYKLVSLSHLKYYNRRPRVPKSVFEQHREGLIIGSACEAGELYQALLRDASPQEIARLVNFYDYLEIQPLGNNKFMIADEKNDKVHSMEDLKEMNRKIVKLGEQFQKPVVATCDVHFMDPKDEVYRRIIMSGKGFGDADDQAPLYLRTTEEMLEEFSYLGSEKAEEVVITNTLKIADMCDKVSPIHPDKCPPVIENSDQDLRDICYNKAHEIYGEPLPPIVEERLKKELTSIISNGYAVMYIIAQKLVWKSNDDGYLVGSRGSVGSSLAATMSGITEVNPLPPHYVCPKCKYSDFDSEDVKKFVGKVGCDMPDKVCPKCGTKLNKNGFDIPFETFLGFKGDKEPDIDLNFSGEYQAVAHRYTEVIFGEGHTFKAGTIGTLAEKTAFGYVKNYFEEHGQPKRYCEINRLVKGCTGIRRTTGQHPGGIIVLPHGEEIEKFTPVQHPANDVNSDIITTHFDYHSIDGNLLKLDILGHDDPTMIRMLEDLTGTDAKEVPLDNPEVMSLFASTKALGIEPKDIGGCPLGCLGIPEFGTDFVIGMLQDTKPTCFSDLVRISGLSHGTNVWLGNAQELIRQGKATISTAICTRDDIMGYLINQGVESSQAFTIMESVRKGKGLKPEWEETMKANHVPDWYIWSCKQISYMFPKAHAAAYVMMAYRIAWYKIFYPLAYYAAFFSIRATNFSYEVMCMGKEKLEYYMDEIHKKGDAATKKEQDMVKDMKIVQEMYARGFEFMPLDLYKAKAHRFQIIDGKLMPSLDAIEGLGDKAADAVVAAANEGTFLSKDDFRIRTKVSKTVIDLMDDMHLFGDIPNSNQMSLMDFI, encoded by the coding sequence ATGGAAAAAGATTTCTTTGAGGTGTTCCCTCGTTTGAAAGTGGGAGAGGAATTAAAGGAATGGCTGGAAATGGTCCGCGTCACAAAGGTGGCCTGCAATCCAGATAAGACTTGCCTGAGAGTATATATTCGAAGTGAGCGATGGATTCACAAAAAACATATCCTGGCGTTGGAGAAAGAAATCCTACGCCAGTGTTTTCCGGGAATTTCGATCGAGGTGAAGGTCATTGAGAAGTTTCGGCTGTCTGAACAATACACCCCTGAAAATTTTTGGGGTATCTATCACTCTAGTATGGCCTTGGAGCTGAAAAATTACAATATGCTGGAGTATAATCTGTTTCAGCAGGCGAAGATAGAGTTTAAAGGCAGTCATGATCTGGTGTTGACACTTCCGGATTCATTAATTTCCCATGAGAAAGGGGAAATTCTGGTGGAGTATCTGGAAAAAGTCTTCTGCGAGCGCTGTGGAATGGACTTAAAAGTGGAGTCTGTCTATGTGAAGGTGGAGGAGAGTAAATATCGTAAGAATTCAGCGCTTCAGATTCAGCAGGAAGTCAGCCAAATGGTGCGAAAAGTCCAGGAGAATCAAGGAGTACAGCAGGCGAAGCAAGAAGAGGAGGAGAAAAAAGGCAGAAAAGATAGTTTTTCTGATTTTGGAAAGAACCGCAGGAGAGAGCGGCCTGCCGATTTGGTCTACGGCAGGGACTTTGACGAGGAAAGCATTCCGTTGGAGAATGTGACCGGGGAGATGGGCGAGGTAGTCATCCGTGGGCAGGTGATGGAGATAGATGAGCGGGAAATTCGCGGCGAGAAGACGATATTTATTTTTGCTGTCACAGACTTTACGGACAGTATCACGGTCAAATTGTTTATGAGAAATGAGTTAGTGCCCGAGATGAGAGAGAGCATAAAAAAGGGAGCCTTTTTGAAATTAAAAGGAATTACGGCCATTGATCGTTTTGACCGGGAGCTGACGATTGCCTCATTGACTGGCATTAAGAAAATTCCGGATTTTCGCTCGGCACGCCAGGACAACAGCCCAGTAAAACGCATAGAGCTTCATTGTCACACAAAGATGAGTGATATGGACGGAGTGACCGACGCAAAAGAATTGGTAAAGCGTGCCTATGAGTGGGGACACAAGGGAATCGCGATTACAGATCACGGTGTGGTGCAGGCATTCCCAGAGGCGTTTCATGAAACCTGGAATATTCCCAAGGATGCAGATTTTAAGGTGCTGTATGGGATGGAGGCCTATCTAGTGGATGACATGAAAGGGATGGTGGTGAACGGCAAAGGCCAGAGCCTTCAAGGGTCTTTCGTGGTCTTTGACTTGGAGACTACTGGTTTTTCACCCATGAGCTGCCAGATTATTGAGATTGGGGCGGTCCGAGTGGAAGATGGAAAAATTGTGGAGCGCTTTTCGACTTTTGTAAATCCGAAGGTCCCAATCCCATTTCGAATTGAGCAGCTGACCAGTATCAATGACAGTATGGTCATGGACGCGCCGGTGATTGAGGAGGTGCTGCCGAAATTTCTGGAATTTTGTTCCGGGGCTGTGATGGTGGCGCACAATGCAGATTTTGATATGAGTTTTGTGGAATTTAATTGTGACAGGCTGGGAATTCCCCATGATTTTACCTACATAGATACTGTGGGCATGGCCAGGTTTTTGTTGCCTTCTCTGAATCGGTTTAAGTTGGATACCGTGGCAAAGGCGCTGGAGATTCCGCTGGGACATCACCATCGGGCGGTGGATGACGCTGCCTGTACTGCGGATATTTTTGTGAAGTTCGTGAAGATGCTGGCAGACCGTGAGATTGAGAATGTGGATGTACTTAACTGTCAGGGCTCTGTGTCTGAGAACACGGTGAAGAAGCTGCCTACTTATCATGCGATTATCCTTGCTTCTAGCGAGGCGGGACGGATTAATCTGTATAAGCTGGTATCACTGTCACATTTGAAGTACTACAACCGCAGGCCGAGAGTGCCTAAAAGTGTGTTTGAACAGCATCGAGAGGGTCTTATTATTGGTAGTGCCTGTGAAGCTGGAGAGTTGTACCAGGCACTGTTAAGGGATGCGTCTCCCCAGGAGATTGCGAGGCTGGTGAACTTTTATGACTACCTGGAGATTCAGCCATTGGGGAACAATAAATTCATGATTGCTGATGAAAAGAACGACAAGGTTCATTCCATGGAAGATCTCAAAGAGATGAATCGGAAGATCGTGAAACTGGGAGAACAGTTCCAGAAACCAGTGGTGGCTACCTGCGATGTGCATTTTATGGACCCTAAAGATGAGGTGTACCGCAGAATTATCATGAGTGGCAAAGGATTTGGGGATGCGGATGATCAGGCGCCACTCTACCTTCGAACTACGGAGGAGATGTTGGAAGAATTTTCTTATCTGGGCAGCGAGAAGGCAGAAGAAGTGGTGATTACCAACACTTTGAAGATTGCAGATATGTGTGACAAAGTGTCTCCGATTCATCCGGATAAGTGTCCTCCAGTAATTGAAAATTCCGATCAGGATTTAAGAGATATTTGTTACAATAAGGCACATGAAATTTATGGAGAACCGCTGCCGCCAATTGTGGAAGAGCGCTTAAAAAAAGAGTTGACCTCTATTATTTCCAACGGTTATGCGGTCATGTATATCATTGCTCAGAAGCTGGTGTGGAAGTCCAATGACGACGGGTATCTGGTGGGTTCGCGAGGGTCTGTGGGCTCTTCTCTGGCAGCTACCATGTCGGGAATCACGGAGGTAAATCCTTTGCCGCCTCATTACGTCTGCCCTAAATGTAAGTACAGTGATTTCGACTCGGAGGATGTGAAAAAGTTCGTGGGTAAGGTAGGCTGTGATATGCCGGATAAAGTCTGCCCCAAATGTGGGACTAAGCTGAACAAAAATGGTTTTGATATTCCCTTTGAGACTTTTCTGGGATTTAAAGGGGACAAAGAGCCGGATATCGACTTGAATTTCTCCGGAGAGTACCAGGCGGTAGCTCACCGGTATACAGAGGTGATCTTTGGGGAGGGACACACTTTTAAGGCAGGAACGATCGGAACCCTGGCGGAGAAGACAGCTTTTGGCTATGTAAAAAACTATTTTGAGGAACATGGACAACCTAAACGATACTGCGAGATTAACCGATTGGTAAAGGGATGTACTGGGATTCGTAGAACCACTGGTCAGCATCCAGGTGGTATCATTGTGCTTCCTCATGGAGAAGAGATTGAAAAGTTTACACCGGTGCAGCACCCGGCAAACGATGTGAACTCTGACATTATCACAACACATTTTGATTACCACTCTATTGATGGAAATCTGCTGAAGTTGGATATTCTAGGACACGACGATCCGACGATGATTCGTATGCTAGAGGATTTGACTGGCACCGATGCAAAGGAGGTCCCTTTGGACAATCCAGAGGTAATGTCTTTGTTTGCCAGTACGAAAGCGCTGGGGATTGAGCCCAAGGATATTGGAGGGTGCCCTCTGGGCTGTCTGGGAATTCCGGAATTTGGCACAGACTTTGTTATTGGAATGCTTCAGGATACGAAGCCCACCTGTTTTTCTGACCTGGTCAGAATTTCTGGGTTGTCTCATGGGACCAATGTATGGCTGGGGAATGCCCAGGAGCTCATACGCCAGGGAAAAGCGACGATTTCCACGGCGATCTGTACCCGTGATGATATTATGGGCTATCTGATTAACCAGGGAGTGGAGAGCAGCCAGGCTTTCACGATTATGGAAAGTGTGCGTAAGGGAAAGGGGCTGAAGCCGGAATGGGAGGAGACCATGAAGGCAAATCATGTACCGGACTGGTATATCTGGTCCTGCAAACAGATCTCCTACATGTTTCCTAAGGCCCACGCGGCAGCCTACGTCATGATGGCCTATCGAATTGCCTGGTATAAGATATTTTATCCGCTGGCATACTACGCGGCTTTTTTCAGTATCCGTGCGACGAACTTTTCTTATGAGGTGATGTGTATGGGAAAAGAGAAGCTGGAATATTATATGGATGAAATACATAAGAAGGGAGATGCGGCCACGAAGAAGGAGCAGGATATGGTCAAGGACATGAAGATTGTCCAGGAGATGTACGCCAGGGGGTTCGAGTTTATGCCTTTGGATTTGTATAAGGCAAAGGCTCATCGCTTTCAGATTATTGATGGAAAACTGATGCCTTCTTTGGACGCCATTGAAGGTTTGGGGGATAAAGCCGCGGATGCGGTAGTGGCGGCGGCCAATGAGGGAACGTTTTTGTCTAAAGATGATTTCAGAATTCGTACGAAAGTCAGCAAAACGGTGATTGATTTGATGGATGATATGCACTTGTTTGGAGATATTCCAAATTCTAATCAGATGTCGCTGATGGATTTTATATAG
- the ispG gene encoding flavodoxin-dependent (E)-4-hydroxy-3-methylbut-2-enyl-diphosphate synthase codes for MYRDHTRVIAIGDRVIGGGNPVLIQSMTNTKTEDVKATVEQILSLEQAGCEIIRCAVPSHEAARALSEIKRQIHIPLVADIHFDYRLAIEAMENGADKIRINPGNIGSRERIQAVVDVAKERKVPIRVGVNSGSLEKELVEKYHGVTAKGLVESALDKVRTIEEMGYDQLVISIKSSDVLMCAKAHELIARETDYPLHVGITEAGTLYSGTIKSAVGLGIILNQGIGDTIRVSLTGAPLEEVKAAKRILKTLGLRNGGIEVVSCPTCGRTQIDLIGLANQVENMVQDIPLDLKVAVMGCVVNGPGEAKEADIGIAGGKGNGLLIKKGEIVKKVPETDLLDCLREELLNWQQ; via the coding sequence ATGTATCGAGATCATACCAGAGTGATCGCCATTGGCGACCGGGTGATCGGCGGGGGAAATCCTGTGCTGATTCAATCTATGACAAACACAAAGACGGAGGATGTGAAGGCGACGGTGGAACAGATTTTATCGCTGGAACAGGCGGGCTGTGAGATCATCCGCTGTGCGGTTCCGAGCCATGAGGCTGCCCGGGCTTTGTCAGAGATTAAACGGCAGATTCATATTCCTCTTGTGGCGGACATTCACTTTGATTATAGACTGGCTATTGAGGCCATGGAAAACGGAGCGGATAAGATTCGAATCAATCCGGGAAATATCGGCAGCCGTGAGAGAATTCAGGCTGTGGTAGACGTGGCGAAGGAACGGAAAGTTCCAATTCGAGTCGGTGTAAACAGTGGTTCTCTGGAAAAAGAACTGGTGGAGAAGTATCACGGAGTGACCGCGAAAGGCTTGGTGGAGAGTGCACTTGATAAGGTCAGAACGATTGAGGAGATGGGATACGATCAGCTGGTGATCAGCATTAAATCCTCAGATGTGTTGATGTGCGCGAAAGCTCATGAGCTGATTGCCAGGGAGACAGATTATCCGCTGCATGTGGGAATCACGGAGGCGGGAACGCTGTATTCCGGCACGATTAAATCGGCTGTGGGGCTGGGAATTATTTTGAATCAGGGGATCGGAGACACCATAAGGGTATCACTGACCGGAGCTCCTCTAGAGGAAGTGAAGGCGGCGAAGAGAATCTTAAAAACCCTGGGGCTTCGTAACGGAGGCATTGAGGTAGTCTCTTGTCCTACCTGCGGACGGACCCAGATCGATTTGATTGGTTTGGCAAATCAGGTGGAGAACATGGTACAGGACATTCCTCTGGACTTAAAGGTGGCTGTTATGGGCTGTGTGGTAAATGGGCCAGGAGAGGCCAAAGAGGCTGATATCGGAATTGCCGGAGGCAAAGGCAATGGACTTTTGATTAAGAAGGGTGAGATTGTGAAGAAAGTTCCCGAAACAGACCTTTTAGACTGTCTTAGAGAGGAACTGCTGAACTGGCAGCAGTAG
- a CDS encoding fructose-bisphosphatase class III, which translates to MSKEELRYLKCLAELYPTIGKASTEIINLQSIVNLPKGTEHFLTDIHGEYEAFSHVLRNGSGAVRKKIDDVFGHTLSTADKRSLATLIYYPREKMELVKKAEEDMENWYKITLYRLIEVCKITGSKYTRSKVRKALPPDYAYVIEELITEKSEVLDKEAYYNAIVNTIIDIGRAEDFIIALAELIQRLVVDHLHILGDIYDRGPGPHFIMDRLCDYHSLDIQWGNHDIVWMGAAAGQKACIATIVRISVRYGNLDILEDGYGINMFPLGRLAMNVYRDDPCECFKLKGDKNTTETEAALGMKMHKAISVIQFKLEGQLIEKYPGFGMEDRRLLHRIDYEKGTIKIYGKEYKLKDNLFPTIDPKDPYKLTPEEADVMERLSSAFINCEKLQRHMKLLLSQGNLYKVYNGNLLYHGCVPLNEDGSFKQVRVFDKSYHGKALYDALEVYVRKAFFALDPVEQEKGKDICWYIWTGPNSPLFGKDRMTTFERYFIADKQTHVEKKNPYYSLLEDEKVVDQIFKEFGLETSGAHIVNGHVPVHQQDGESPVKCNGKVLVIDGGFSRAYQKETGIAGYTLIYNSYGLLLSAHEPFKSAEAAVREETDIVSRQVAVRRSQRRRLVGDTDNGAALKERIRELKMLLQAYRDGLIIEKK; encoded by the coding sequence ATGAGCAAAGAAGAACTGCGCTATCTGAAGTGTCTGGCAGAACTGTATCCCACGATCGGAAAAGCTTCCACGGAGATTATAAATCTTCAGTCTATCGTGAATTTGCCAAAAGGAACGGAACATTTTCTGACAGATATTCATGGGGAGTATGAGGCATTTTCCCATGTGTTGAGAAATGGTTCCGGGGCTGTGAGGAAAAAAATCGACGATGTTTTTGGGCACACGCTGAGCACGGCAGATAAGCGTTCCTTGGCGACTTTGATCTATTATCCCAGGGAAAAGATGGAACTGGTGAAAAAAGCGGAAGAAGATATGGAGAATTGGTATAAGATCACGCTCTATCGGCTCATAGAGGTGTGCAAGATTACAGGCTCCAAGTATACCCGCTCAAAGGTGAGAAAAGCACTGCCGCCGGACTATGCCTATGTCATTGAAGAGCTGATTACGGAAAAGTCAGAAGTGCTGGACAAAGAAGCCTATTACAATGCCATTGTCAATACGATCATCGACATTGGCAGGGCAGAGGATTTTATCATTGCCTTGGCAGAACTGATACAGCGACTGGTCGTGGACCATCTTCACATTCTGGGGGATATCTATGACCGGGGGCCAGGACCTCACTTTATTATGGACCGGCTGTGTGATTACCATTCTCTAGATATTCAGTGGGGAAACCACGACATTGTCTGGATGGGAGCTGCCGCCGGTCAAAAAGCGTGTATCGCCACAATTGTGCGAATCAGTGTGCGCTATGGAAACCTGGATATTTTGGAAGACGGATACGGGATTAATATGTTCCCTTTAGGCAGATTGGCAATGAATGTGTATCGGGATGACCCCTGTGAGTGTTTTAAGCTGAAAGGGGATAAAAATACCACGGAGACTGAGGCAGCTTTGGGGATGAAAATGCACAAGGCGATCTCAGTGATACAGTTTAAGCTGGAGGGACAACTGATCGAGAAATATCCGGGCTTTGGAATGGAAGACCGAAGACTTCTGCACAGAATTGACTATGAAAAAGGTACGATCAAGATTTATGGAAAAGAATATAAGCTGAAGGACAATTTATTTCCGACAATAGATCCTAAAGATCCTTACAAACTGACCCCAGAAGAGGCGGATGTGATGGAGAGACTGAGCTCAGCGTTCATCAACTGTGAGAAACTGCAAAGACACATGAAGCTTTTGCTCAGTCAAGGGAATCTCTACAAAGTGTACAATGGAAACCTGTTATACCATGGCTGTGTGCCTTTGAATGAAGATGGAAGCTTTAAACAGGTTAGGGTCTTTGATAAGAGTTATCATGGAAAAGCACTGTACGATGCTCTGGAAGTCTATGTGAGAAAGGCATTTTTTGCTTTAGACCCAGTGGAACAGGAGAAAGGAAAGGATATCTGTTGGTATATCTGGACTGGGCCAAATTCCCCATTGTTTGGAAAAGATCGGATGACTACTTTTGAGAGATATTTCATCGCGGACAAGCAGACGCATGTAGAAAAGAAAAATCCATATTATTCCTTGTTAGAAGATGAGAAGGTGGTGGACCAGATTTTTAAGGAATTTGGTTTGGAGACTTCCGGTGCTCATATTGTCAATGGACATGTCCCAGTACATCAGCAGGATGGGGAGAGCCCAGTAAAATGTAATGGAAAAGTTCTGGTGATCGACGGAGGGTTTTCTAGGGCTTATCAGAAAGAAACTGGAATTGCTGGGTATACCTTGATTTACAATTCTTACGGTCTGTTGTTGTCTGCTCATGAACCTTTTAAGTCGGCTGAGGCAGCGGTGAGGGAAGAGACGGATATCGTTTCCCGTCAGGTGGCGGTCCGCAGAAGTCAGCGCAGGCGGCTTGTGGGAGACACTGACAACGGAGCTGCGCTGAAAGAGCGGATTCGGGAGCTGAAGATGCTTCTTCAGGCGTACCGGGATGGCTTGATTATCGAGAAAAAATAA
- the nrdR gene encoding transcriptional regulator NrdR codes for MRCPYCNQDNTRVVDSRPVEENNSIRRRRMCDACGKRFTTYEKVETIPLIVIKKDQNREQYERSKIEAGILRACYKRPVPVEKINSAIDAIEGKIFNTEEREISSTRIGEIVMEELKNLDAVAYVRFASVYREFKDVNTFMEELSKLLEGKQE; via the coding sequence ATGAGATGTCCGTATTGTAATCAGGATAACACCAGAGTTGTGGACTCCAGGCCAGTGGAGGAAAATAATTCTATCCGTAGAAGGCGCATGTGTGATGCATGTGGAAAAAGGTTCACCACTTATGAAAAGGTGGAGACAATTCCGTTGATTGTAATCAAGAAAGACCAGAACCGGGAGCAGTATGAGCGGTCTAAAATTGAAGCAGGTATTTTGAGGGCTTGTTATAAACGTCCGGTTCCGGTGGAGAAAATTAATTCTGCCATTGATGCAATCGAGGGGAAGATTTTTAATACAGAAGAAAGAGAGATTTCCAGTACAAGAATTGGCGAGATTGTGATGGAAGAACTGAAGAATTTGGACGCAGTGGCCTATGTGCGCTTTGCGTCTGTCTATCGGGAATTCAAAGATGTCAATACTTTTATGGAAGAACTGAGTAAGCTTTTGGAGGGAAAACAAGAATAG